In Oreochromis aureus strain Israel breed Guangdong linkage group 20, ZZ_aureus, whole genome shotgun sequence, the following are encoded in one genomic region:
- the LOC116309755 gene encoding epithelial membrane protein 3-like, with protein MPYLLMFVTLLHLITLAILIIATMEKSWWVWEGMENSDLWHSCRYDNSTESWLCSPNTETQWLQAVQVLMVLSVVFSSVSFLVFLGLLFTMSRGGLFYFTGLCQIFGGLTAFSAALIYAIHNKEILEKKLTGHFGYCFILAWVCVPLLLCSGVLYIHLRKK; from the exons ATGCCGTACCTGCTGATGTTTGTCACCCTGCTGCATCTCATCACGCTGGCAATACTGATTATTGCAACCATGGAGAAG TCTTGGTGGGTGTGGGAAGGGATGGAAAACTCAGACCTATGGCACAGCTGCAGGTATGACAACTCCACAGAAAGCTGGCTGTGTTCACCCAACACTGAAACTC AATGGCTCCAGGCAGTGCAGGTCTTAATGGTTCTCTCGGTGGTCTTCTCATCGGTCTCCTTCCTGGTGTTCCTGGGTCTGCTGTTCACCATGTCTAGGGGCGGTCTCTTCTACTTCACTGGACTGTGTCAAATCTTTGGAG GCCTGACAGCCTTTTCTGCAGCGCTCATCTACGCAATACACAACAAGGAAATCCTTGAAAAGAAGCTGACAGGACACTTTGGCTACTGCTTCATCCTGGCTTGGGTGTGTGTCCCATTGTTGCTGTGTAGCGGCGTCTTATACATCCATCTGCGCAAGAAGTAG